The following coding sequences are from one Streptomyces dengpaensis window:
- a CDS encoding carboxymuconolactone decarboxylase family protein, with protein sequence MTTPHADAHTTATASDEAGKTVTYAPEHTARLEWAKFAPDVYKAMIKLDAAARRGVDPVLLELVKIRASQLNHCAFCLDMHTKDALAAGESAERIIQLGAWEESRHFYTEKELAALALTEAITVLTDGFVPDDVYEHAAEHFEEAELAQLIAAITVINAWNRFGVTCRLVPGHYEAGQYK encoded by the coding sequence ATGACCACACCCCACGCCGACGCCCACACGACCGCCACCGCGAGCGACGAGGCCGGCAAGACCGTGACATACGCCCCCGAGCACACGGCCCGTCTGGAATGGGCCAAGTTCGCCCCCGACGTCTACAAGGCGATGATCAAGCTCGACGCGGCGGCCCGACGGGGTGTGGACCCCGTACTCCTGGAACTGGTGAAGATCCGCGCCTCACAGCTCAACCACTGTGCGTTCTGCCTCGACATGCACACCAAGGACGCGCTCGCGGCGGGCGAGAGCGCCGAGCGGATCATTCAGCTCGGCGCGTGGGAGGAGTCGCGGCACTTCTACACGGAGAAGGAGCTCGCGGCGCTCGCGCTGACCGAGGCGATCACGGTCCTGACGGACGGCTTCGTACCGGACGACGTGTACGAGCACGCCGCCGAGCACTTCGAGGAGGCCGAGCTGGCCCAGCTGATCGCCGCGATCACGGTGATCAACGCGTGGAACCGGTTCGGAGTGACCTGCCGCCTGGTGCCCGGGCACTACGAGGCCGGGCAGTACAAGTGA
- a CDS encoding trypsin-like peptidase domain-containing protein yields MGWFRARGSMDGGTPVACVASVRRTRDGKVAGAGLILGADTVLTCAHVVNDALGRGLFEASAPGPDEIPVELRGPRGHDRYPARVAHWIAPRTRDGRVVVEGDSEWLGDLAVLRVDAPDDAVHPPARRIAMEAGQEVRAWHGSAGGPTFADLTVKSADGGPFGYLDGVATGMAVGPGYSGGPLWCEEDKAVVGLVVAHFMPPRDPHTGGYAPHSPQHLIRRSWGIPWQRVEAELRSAGALDTQDLPHADVDDPAHLLLAEEIDRAFPSSSGRGDVARELARACGVGAGSEVTPPTVEEFAEFLLTHPRALAALTEVLRRRDASAADRILTAGRLARGPRLLSPREYTRLHQLLRGVEKAVLARFGEAVRAALPLAAAFPGGGSLDALLDHLEALHGDGRSDDGGPRVPALLRVIEYVSVLCPGPQRAGLRMWSDGVITRLGIPRSALAERRSDAQEWAREIRNRSVRVRVLVEVRRAEPGRHRLRIWCDEGAGPRQVSATAAVSYSASEGARELLRVLESLGPSAVDGRRPLVEVLVDRTSLNLPVDEWEGAAPDEIVPGVLGVEFPLVVHCPELLRRHERFLPDWRRRWSRLDSGATLVFSDASKDPNQIYYELMEQLDAVRVSVDVPPGLRDGIVQVCLAVGVPVVVWDRGRDKDSHAVRHMAEVATRELPDGVRSYRANIMANPHEFPGRPVLAWADADRTVPRLHLTEPQESA; encoded by the coding sequence GTGGGGTGGTTCAGGGCCCGCGGGTCCATGGACGGGGGCACCCCGGTCGCGTGCGTGGCATCCGTACGACGCACCCGGGACGGCAAGGTGGCGGGGGCGGGCCTCATTCTTGGCGCCGACACGGTGCTGACGTGCGCCCATGTCGTCAACGACGCCCTGGGCAGGGGCCTGTTCGAGGCCTCGGCACCGGGTCCTGACGAGATCCCCGTCGAGCTGAGGGGGCCACGCGGCCACGACCGGTATCCCGCGCGCGTGGCGCACTGGATCGCGCCGCGCACCAGGGACGGCCGCGTGGTCGTCGAGGGCGACAGCGAGTGGCTGGGCGACCTCGCCGTCCTGCGGGTCGACGCGCCGGACGACGCCGTCCACCCGCCGGCCCGCCGGATCGCGATGGAGGCAGGTCAGGAGGTGCGCGCCTGGCACGGCAGCGCGGGCGGCCCCACCTTCGCCGACCTCACGGTCAAGTCCGCCGACGGTGGTCCCTTCGGTTACCTCGACGGGGTGGCCACCGGCATGGCCGTCGGCCCCGGCTACAGCGGCGGCCCCCTGTGGTGCGAGGAGGACAAGGCCGTGGTCGGTCTCGTCGTCGCGCACTTCATGCCGCCCCGCGACCCGCACACCGGCGGCTACGCACCCCACAGCCCCCAGCATCTGATCCGGCGCAGCTGGGGCATTCCCTGGCAGCGCGTCGAGGCCGAACTGCGCTCCGCGGGCGCCCTGGACACGCAGGACCTCCCGCACGCCGACGTCGACGACCCGGCCCACCTCCTGCTCGCGGAGGAGATCGACCGCGCGTTCCCGTCCTCGTCCGGGCGTGGCGACGTCGCCCGTGAACTGGCCCGCGCCTGCGGTGTCGGGGCGGGCAGCGAGGTGACACCGCCGACGGTCGAGGAGTTCGCGGAGTTCCTCCTCACGCATCCGCGCGCCCTGGCGGCCCTCACCGAGGTCCTGCGGCGCAGGGACGCGTCGGCGGCCGACCGCATCCTGACCGCGGGCCGCCTCGCCCGCGGACCCCGGCTGCTCTCCCCCCGCGAGTACACCCGCCTGCACCAGCTCCTTCGGGGCGTCGAGAAGGCGGTGCTCGCGCGGTTCGGTGAGGCGGTGCGCGCCGCGCTGCCACTGGCCGCCGCGTTCCCCGGGGGCGGCAGCCTGGACGCGCTGCTCGACCACCTGGAGGCGCTGCACGGCGACGGCCGCTCGGACGACGGCGGGCCGCGGGTTCCGGCGCTGCTGCGCGTCATCGAGTACGTCAGTGTGCTGTGCCCCGGGCCGCAGCGCGCGGGTCTGCGCATGTGGTCAGACGGGGTGATCACCCGGCTCGGCATTCCGCGTTCGGCGCTGGCCGAGCGGCGCTCGGACGCCCAGGAATGGGCGCGTGAGATACGGAACCGGTCCGTGCGCGTACGGGTGCTTGTGGAGGTGCGGCGGGCGGAGCCGGGGCGGCACCGGCTGCGGATCTGGTGCGACGAGGGCGCGGGGCCCCGGCAGGTGTCGGCCACGGCCGCCGTCTCCTACTCGGCCTCGGAGGGGGCGCGCGAGCTGCTGCGCGTCCTGGAGTCCCTCGGCCCCTCCGCCGTGGACGGCCGGCGCCCGCTGGTGGAGGTCCTGGTCGACCGCACCAGCCTCAACCTGCCCGTCGACGAATGGGAGGGCGCGGCACCCGACGAGATCGTCCCGGGTGTGCTCGGGGTGGAGTTCCCGCTGGTCGTGCACTGCCCCGAACTCCTGCGCCGGCACGAGCGTTTCCTGCCCGACTGGCGCCGCCGGTGGAGCCGCCTGGACTCCGGAGCAACCCTGGTCTTCTCGGACGCGTCCAAGGATCCGAACCAGATTTACTACGAACTGATGGAGCAGCTCGACGCGGTGCGGGTCTCCGTCGACGTGCCGCCGGGCCTGCGCGACGGCATCGTGCAGGTCTGTCTCGCCGTTGGGGTACCAGTAGTGGTGTGGGACCGGGGACGGGACAAGGACTCGCACGCCGTGAGACACATGGCGGAGGTCGCCACGCGTGAACTGCCCGACGGCGTGCGCTCCTACCGCGCCAACATCATGGCCAACCCTCATGAGTTCCCCGGCCGTCCGGTCCTCGCCTGGGCCGACGCCGACCGCACAGTGCCCCGCCTCCATCTGACCGAACCACAGGAGAGCGCATGA
- a CDS encoding aldehyde dehydrogenase family protein, translating into MAGQQAQQTLHVGGEWREAVSRATREIVDPADGKPFAVVAEGDERDADAAVAAARSAFDEGPWPRTPVAERAALLRRVADLLVRDRERLGLLESRDAGKTLEEGRVDIDCVADAFRYFADLVVGEGGGRVVDAGSDDIHSVVVHEPVGVCAMITPWNYPLLQASWKIAPALAAGNTFVIKPSEITPLTTIALLRLLAEAGLPDGVANIVTGPGHTVGARLAQHPGVDLVSFTGGLVSGTKVARSAAVTVKKVALELGGKNPNVVFADACATEEGFDTAVDQALNAAFIHSGQVCSAGGRLIVEESVRERFVAELARRAGKIRLGRGTEEGVECGPLVSEQQREKTEAYVASALAEGAVLRAGGRRPEPSGIRPATGYFYEPTVLDQCHREMKVVREEVFGPVLTVETFRTEDEAVGLANDTEYGLAGAVWTTDAGRARRVAARLRHGTVWINDFHPYLPQAEWGGFGKSGVGRELGPAGLAEYRETKHVYQNLAPKPVRWFAG; encoded by the coding sequence ATGGCAGGACAGCAGGCACAGCAGACCCTTCACGTGGGCGGCGAGTGGCGCGAAGCCGTCTCCCGCGCCACCCGCGAGATCGTCGATCCCGCGGACGGCAAGCCGTTCGCCGTGGTCGCGGAGGGTGACGAGAGGGACGCGGACGCGGCCGTCGCGGCGGCCCGCAGCGCCTTCGACGAGGGCCCCTGGCCCCGCACCCCCGTCGCCGAGCGCGCCGCACTCCTGCGCCGTGTCGCCGATCTCCTCGTACGCGACCGCGAGCGGCTCGGGCTCCTGGAGAGCCGCGACGCGGGCAAGACCCTGGAGGAGGGGCGCGTCGACATCGACTGTGTCGCCGACGCCTTCCGGTACTTCGCCGATCTCGTCGTGGGCGAGGGCGGCGGACGGGTCGTCGACGCGGGCTCCGACGACATCCACAGCGTCGTCGTGCACGAGCCCGTCGGCGTCTGCGCCATGATCACGCCCTGGAACTACCCGCTGCTCCAGGCCAGTTGGAAGATCGCGCCCGCGCTCGCGGCGGGTAACACCTTCGTGATCAAGCCGAGTGAGATCACCCCGCTGACCACCATCGCCCTGCTCCGGCTGCTCGCCGAGGCCGGACTGCCCGACGGTGTCGCCAACATCGTCACCGGGCCCGGGCACACGGTCGGCGCCCGCCTCGCCCAGCACCCCGGCGTCGACCTCGTCTCCTTCACCGGCGGCCTCGTCAGCGGTACGAAGGTCGCGCGCTCCGCCGCCGTGACCGTCAAGAAGGTCGCCCTGGAACTGGGCGGCAAGAACCCAAACGTCGTCTTCGCCGACGCCTGCGCGACCGAGGAAGGCTTCGACACCGCCGTCGACCAGGCCCTCAACGCCGCCTTCATCCACAGCGGTCAGGTCTGCTCGGCGGGCGGCCGTCTCATCGTCGAGGAGTCCGTGCGCGAGCGCTTCGTCGCCGAACTCGCGCGCAGGGCCGGGAAGATCAGGCTCGGGCGCGGCACCGAGGAGGGCGTGGAGTGCGGCCCGCTCGTCTCCGAGCAGCAGCGCGAGAAGACCGAGGCGTACGTCGCGTCCGCGCTTGCCGAGGGCGCGGTGCTGCGCGCGGGCGGCAGGCGGCCCGAGCCGTCCGGCATCCGGCCCGCCACCGGGTACTTCTACGAGCCGACCGTCCTCGACCAGTGCCACCGCGAGATGAAGGTCGTCCGCGAGGAGGTCTTCGGGCCCGTCCTCACGGTGGAGACCTTCCGCACCGAGGACGAGGCCGTCGGGCTCGCCAACGACACCGAGTACGGGCTCGCGGGCGCCGTCTGGACCACCGACGCGGGCCGCGCGCGCCGCGTCGCCGCACGGCTGCGGCACGGCACCGTCTGGATCAACGACTTCCACCCCTACCTCCCCCAGGCGGAGTGGGGCGGCTTCGGCAAGAGCGGGGTGGGGCGGGAGCTCGGCCCGGCCGGTCTCGCCGAGTACCGCGAGACGAAGCACGTGTACCAGAACCTCGCGCCGAAGCCGGTCCGCTGGTTCGCGGGCTGA
- a CDS encoding AAA family ATPase yields the protein MTPAPDAGWRLFRGDGEPRDVALPPAPPWRRFTPAWTVRPELPYLIERQHADVVNAALHLRRPLLVTGPAGTGKSSLARAVAHELNLGELLRWPINSRSTVREALYQYDAIGRLRETTLSRDRGEREPSIGTFIRLGPLGTALVPSVVPRALLIDEMDKGDVDLPNDLLTVFEEGVFDIPELTRLPEDIADVDVQTADHRGTVRVHQGRIQCAEFPVVVITSNGERDFPPAFLRRCVRLDLPVPDEERLRAIVAAHLGEDALREADDLLEAFLRRRAPGELATDQLLNAVFLRAGGVDLDAEGLLDAVLHQLTGAM from the coding sequence ATGACACCCGCTCCCGACGCCGGCTGGCGTCTGTTCCGGGGTGACGGCGAGCCACGGGACGTCGCCCTTCCGCCGGCCCCGCCCTGGCGCCGCTTCACGCCCGCATGGACCGTACGGCCCGAACTGCCGTACCTGATCGAGCGGCAGCACGCCGACGTCGTCAACGCCGCGCTGCATCTGCGCCGCCCGCTGCTCGTCACGGGACCGGCCGGCACCGGCAAGTCGTCCCTCGCCCGGGCCGTGGCGCACGAGCTGAACCTGGGCGAGCTGCTGCGCTGGCCCATCAACAGCCGCTCCACCGTGCGTGAGGCCCTCTACCAGTACGACGCGATCGGCCGCCTGCGCGAGACGACGCTCAGCCGCGACCGGGGCGAACGCGAGCCGTCCATCGGCACGTTCATCCGGCTCGGCCCGCTCGGCACCGCGCTGGTGCCCTCCGTCGTACCGCGGGCCCTGCTCATCGACGAGATGGACAAGGGCGACGTCGACCTGCCGAACGACCTGCTCACCGTGTTCGAGGAGGGCGTCTTCGACATCCCCGAACTCACCCGGCTGCCCGAGGACATCGCCGACGTGGACGTGCAGACCGCCGACCACCGGGGCACCGTGCGAGTGCACCAGGGGCGGATCCAGTGCGCCGAGTTCCCGGTGGTCGTCATCACCAGCAATGGAGAGCGTGACTTCCCGCCCGCGTTCCTGCGCCGCTGCGTGCGCCTCGATCTGCCGGTGCCCGACGAGGAGCGGCTGCGCGCCATCGTCGCCGCGCACCTCGGCGAGGACGCGCTGCGGGAGGCCGACGACCTGCTGGAGGCGTTCCTGCGCCGCCGCGCCCCCGGCGAACTCGCCACCGACCAGCTGCTGAACGCCGTCTTCCTGCGCGCGGGAGGCGTCGACCTGGACGCGGAGGGCCTGCTCGACGCCGTACTGCACCAGCTGACCGGGGCGATGTGA
- a CDS encoding ABC transporter substrate-binding protein, which produces MRLRTTSAVAGAAALLLLTGCGAADMTQQASPFANAQGARTVTLSVQSWVGAQANVSVAQYLLEHELGYRVDTVQVDEVPAWDALSQGRVDAILEDWGHPDQEKRYAEDKKTIARGGDLGVTGHIGWYVPTYFAKEHPDVTDWKNLDKYASLFRTAESGGKGQLMDGSPSYVTNDKALVNNLQLDYQVVFAGSEAAQITQIKQFAKEKKPFLTYWYSPQWLFKKVPMTEVKLPAYKEGCDADPAEVACAYPHTPLQKYLNADFARSGGKAAAFLKNFKWTTEDQNEVSLMIANDKLSPQEAAKKWVDSHESTWRSWLS; this is translated from the coding sequence ATGCGACTTCGTACGACATCCGCGGTGGCCGGCGCAGCGGCCCTGTTGCTGCTGACCGGCTGCGGCGCCGCCGATATGACCCAGCAGGCCTCGCCCTTCGCCAACGCGCAGGGCGCCAGGACCGTGACCCTCTCCGTGCAGTCCTGGGTGGGCGCCCAGGCCAACGTGTCCGTCGCCCAGTACCTGCTCGAGCACGAACTCGGCTACCGCGTCGACACCGTCCAGGTCGACGAGGTCCCTGCCTGGGACGCGCTCAGCCAGGGCCGGGTCGACGCGATCCTGGAGGACTGGGGCCACCCCGACCAGGAGAAGCGGTACGCCGAGGACAAGAAGACCATCGCGCGCGGCGGCGACCTCGGGGTCACCGGCCACATCGGCTGGTACGTCCCGACGTACTTCGCCAAGGAGCACCCCGACGTCACCGACTGGAAGAACCTCGACAAGTACGCCTCGCTGTTCCGCACCGCCGAAAGCGGCGGCAAGGGCCAGCTGATGGACGGCTCACCCTCCTACGTCACGAACGACAAGGCGCTGGTGAACAACCTGCAGCTGGACTACCAGGTCGTGTTCGCCGGTTCGGAGGCGGCGCAGATCACGCAGATCAAGCAGTTCGCGAAGGAGAAGAAGCCCTTCCTGACCTACTGGTACTCGCCGCAGTGGCTCTTCAAGAAGGTCCCGATGACCGAGGTGAAGCTCCCGGCGTACAAGGAGGGCTGCGACGCGGACCCGGCGGAGGTCGCCTGCGCGTACCCGCACACCCCGCTGCAGAAGTACCTCAACGCGGACTTCGCGCGGAGCGGCGGCAAGGCGGCCGCCTTCCTGAAGAACTTCAAGTGGACGACCGAGGACCAGAACGAGGTGTCGTTGATGATCGCCAACGACAAGCTGTCGCCCCAGGAGGCGGCGAAGAAGTGGGTGGACAGCCACGAGTCGACGTGGAGGTCGTGGCTGTCCTGA
- a CDS encoding ABC transporter permease gives MAAVTASVGPSGPADRARALVRQPAARKVLVLALAAAVLVPLLDSRWASGTWPHALTVDLGEPLGRAGDWIIDNRDSHPLFLYFFGHVSNAVVLSVRAVYLVLLAPGWAGVTAVAGLVAWRVAGVRLALGTAAAFLTCGLLGMWVPTMQTLALMVVAVLASVALGALLGLAAGLSDRTYRALRPVLDTMQVLPAFAYLLPVVLVFGIGVPAAVLATVVYAAPPMARLTALGLRGADTGVMEAVASLGATARQRLLTARLPLARKELLLGLNQTIMMALSMAVIASVIGAGGLGDRVYQALASVDVGAALAAGIPIVLLAVVLDRVTAAAGEGGLGDSSKGLGGSSQGLGDASKSVTLWAYAAAGAVVVALAGRLTGRLDWPESWVVNIAEPVNHAVDWMTNHLYSGVPYIGGTADWAGHFTTGVLNPLRDGLQWLPWWSVLLIVATLAWLIGTWRTALTAVLAMAAIGVLGVWKPSLDTLSQVLAAVAVTLVLGFGIGIAAARSAAVERRLRPVLDVFQTMPQFVYLIPVVALFGVGRAPAVAAAVVYALPAVVRITTQGLRAVDPAALESARSLGATSGQQLRQVQLPLARPALLLALNQGFVLVLAVVIIGGLVGGGALGYDVVFGLAQGDLATGLVAGSAIVCLGLMLDRVTQPTERRSKKGA, from the coding sequence ATGGCTGCCGTCACCGCATCCGTCGGCCCTAGTGGCCCGGCCGACCGGGCCAGAGCCCTCGTCCGGCAGCCGGCCGCCCGCAAGGTGCTCGTGCTCGCCCTGGCGGCAGCCGTCCTCGTGCCGTTGCTCGACTCCCGCTGGGCGAGCGGCACATGGCCGCACGCCCTGACCGTGGACCTCGGCGAGCCGCTCGGCAGGGCCGGCGACTGGATCATCGACAACCGCGACAGCCACCCGCTGTTCCTGTACTTCTTCGGGCACGTCAGCAACGCCGTCGTCCTCTCGGTGCGCGCCGTCTACCTGGTGCTGCTCGCGCCGGGCTGGGCCGGTGTGACCGCGGTCGCCGGGCTTGTCGCCTGGCGGGTCGCCGGGGTCAGGCTCGCCCTCGGGACGGCTGCCGCGTTCCTCACCTGCGGCCTGCTCGGTATGTGGGTGCCCACCATGCAGACGCTCGCGCTCATGGTGGTCGCCGTGCTCGCGTCCGTCGCACTGGGCGCGCTGCTCGGCCTGGCGGCGGGCCTGTCCGACCGTACGTACCGCGCGCTGCGGCCCGTGCTGGACACCATGCAGGTGCTCCCGGCGTTCGCGTACCTCCTCCCCGTCGTGCTGGTCTTCGGCATCGGCGTCCCCGCGGCCGTGCTCGCCACCGTCGTGTACGCGGCGCCGCCCATGGCCCGCCTCACCGCGCTCGGCCTGCGCGGCGCGGACACCGGAGTGATGGAGGCCGTCGCCTCGCTCGGCGCCACGGCCCGCCAGCGGCTGCTGACCGCCCGCCTCCCGCTGGCCCGCAAGGAACTCCTTCTCGGCCTCAACCAGACGATCATGATGGCTCTGTCCATGGCCGTCATCGCCTCCGTGATCGGCGCGGGCGGCCTCGGTGACCGCGTCTACCAGGCACTCGCCTCCGTCGACGTGGGCGCCGCGCTCGCCGCGGGCATCCCGATCGTGCTGCTCGCGGTGGTCCTGGACCGGGTGACGGCAGCGGCGGGGGAGGGCGGCCTCGGGGACTCGTCGAAGGGCCTCGGAGGCTCGTCGCAGGGCCTCGGGGACGCGTCGAAGAGCGTCACCCTCTGGGCGTACGCGGCTGCCGGCGCCGTCGTCGTCGCGCTCGCCGGACGCCTCACCGGCCGCCTCGACTGGCCCGAGTCCTGGGTGGTGAACATCGCCGAGCCCGTGAACCACGCCGTCGACTGGATGACGAACCACCTCTACTCCGGCGTCCCCTACATCGGCGGCACCGCCGACTGGGCCGGCCACTTCACGACCGGGGTCCTGAACCCGCTGCGGGACGGCCTCCAGTGGCTGCCCTGGTGGTCCGTCCTGCTGATCGTCGCGACCCTCGCCTGGCTGATCGGCACTTGGCGCACCGCGCTCACCGCCGTCCTGGCGATGGCCGCGATCGGTGTGCTGGGTGTCTGGAAGCCGTCCCTCGACACCCTGTCGCAGGTGCTGGCGGCGGTCGCCGTCACCCTCGTGCTCGGCTTCGGCATCGGCATCGCGGCGGCGCGCAGTGCGGCGGTCGAACGCCGGCTGCGGCCCGTGCTGGACGTCTTCCAGACCATGCCGCAGTTCGTGTATCTGATCCCCGTGGTGGCGCTGTTCGGCGTGGGCCGCGCCCCTGCCGTGGCCGCGGCGGTCGTCTACGCCCTGCCCGCCGTCGTCCGCATCACCACCCAGGGCCTGCGCGCCGTCGACCCCGCCGCGCTGGAGTCGGCGCGCTCGCTCGGCGCGACCAGCGGGCAGCAACTGCGCCAGGTCCAGCTGCCGCTGGCCCGCCCCGCCCTGCTCCTCGCGCTCAACCAGGGCTTCGTGCTCGTCCTCGCCGTCGTCATCATCGGCGGTCTCGTCGGCGGCGGCGCCCTCGGCTACGACGTCGTCTTCGGCCTCGCCCAGGGCGACCTGGCGACCGGCCTGGTCGCCGGCTCCGCGATCGTCTGCCTCGGCCTGATGCTCGACCGGGTGACCCAGCCGACGGAACGCCGCTCGAAGAAGGGAGCGTGA
- a CDS encoding CU044_2847 family protein: protein MSTSTETQFEDGTPVRFLLTPVQGAVLPEPDDDLPEGMGTAVPVATGGGAVATFAVGTLRRALRPLGPLLQEVHDAVQAAPEPPSELSVTFGVQVGQDLKLGIVGGNGQAHLTVTATWNPPTPPRAE, encoded by the coding sequence GTGTCCACCTCAACGGAAACGCAGTTCGAGGACGGTACTCCCGTCAGGTTCCTGCTCACTCCCGTTCAGGGCGCGGTGCTGCCCGAACCGGACGACGACCTTCCCGAGGGCATGGGGACCGCTGTCCCCGTCGCCACGGGCGGCGGAGCGGTCGCGACCTTCGCCGTCGGTACCCTGCGCCGGGCGCTGCGGCCGCTCGGCCCGCTGCTCCAGGAAGTCCACGACGCGGTCCAGGCCGCACCCGAGCCGCCCTCCGAGCTGAGCGTGACCTTCGGGGTCCAGGTCGGTCAGGACCTCAAGCTGGGGATCGTCGGCGGCAACGGACAGGCCCACCTCACGGTGACCGCCACCTGGAACCCGCCGACGCCCCCGCGCGCGGAGTGA
- a CDS encoding quaternary amine ABC transporter ATP-binding protein, whose amino-acid sequence MSTTVSAAAELSAAAPVSSAAPGVAAAPVFSVDGLWKVFGPKAERVPADPELAALTPAELRSRTGCTAAVRNVSFDVRKGEVFVVMGLSGSGKSTLVRCLTRLIEPTSGGLAIDGEDVLAMDKTRLRELRRHRAAMVFQHFGLLPHRTVLDNVAYGLEIQGVGKAERRAKAAEVVAKVGLEGMEQRRPGQLSGGQQQRVGLARALAVDPEVLLFDEPFSALDPLIRRDMQEEVIRLHREEGRTMVFITHDLNEALRLGERIALMRDGRIVQLGTPEEIVGSPADDYVREFVRDVPREQVMTVRTAMRTASAEEAGNGPAVAPDATVSEAIEAVARAGCAARVVDSGRCVGVVDSGALLGVVAGVGGDANAAVGDGRASVGGSQAAVGDDGAPARGSQAPARGSQAPAKADPGLAAGDDEEVA is encoded by the coding sequence ATGAGTACGACGGTCAGCGCTGCTGCCGAGTTGTCGGCCGCTGCTCCGGTGTCCTCGGCCGCTCCCGGGGTCGCGGCCGCTCCCGTGTTCTCGGTGGACGGCCTCTGGAAGGTCTTCGGCCCGAAGGCCGAGCGCGTCCCCGCCGACCCGGAACTCGCCGCCCTCACCCCCGCCGAACTGCGCTCCCGCACCGGCTGCACGGCGGCCGTCCGCAACGTTTCGTTCGACGTCCGCAAGGGCGAGGTCTTCGTGGTCATGGGCCTGTCCGGCTCCGGCAAGTCGACGCTTGTCCGCTGTCTGACCCGGCTGATCGAGCCCACCTCCGGCGGCCTCGCGATCGACGGCGAGGACGTCCTCGCCATGGACAAGACCCGGCTGCGCGAACTGCGCCGCCACCGCGCCGCGATGGTCTTCCAGCACTTCGGCCTGCTCCCGCATCGCACCGTCCTCGACAACGTGGCGTACGGCCTCGAGATCCAGGGCGTGGGCAAGGCGGAACGCCGCGCGAAGGCGGCCGAAGTCGTCGCCAAGGTGGGTCTGGAAGGCATGGAGCAGCGCAGGCCGGGCCAGCTGTCCGGCGGCCAGCAGCAGCGCGTGGGCCTGGCCCGCGCGCTCGCCGTGGACCCCGAGGTCCTCCTCTTCGACGAACCGTTCAGCGCGCTCGACCCGCTGATCCGGCGCGACATGCAGGAGGAGGTCATCCGGCTCCACCGCGAGGAGGGCCGCACGATGGTCTTCATCACCCATGACCTGAACGAGGCGCTGCGCCTCGGCGAGCGCATCGCCCTGATGCGCGACGGCCGCATCGTCCAGCTCGGCACCCCCGAGGAGATCGTCGGCTCACCCGCCGACGACTACGTGCGTGAGTTCGTACGGGACGTGCCGCGCGAGCAGGTCATGACCGTCCGCACGGCCATGCGCACCGCGTCCGCGGAGGAGGCGGGCAACGGCCCTGCGGTGGCTCCGGACGCGACGGTCTCGGAGGCGATCGAGGCGGTGGCGCGCGCGGGATGCGCGGCGCGGGTCGTGGACTCCGGGCGCTGTGTGGGGGTTGTCGACTCGGGGGCGCTGCTTGGGGTGGTGGCCGGTGTGGGCGGCGACGCCAATGCGGCGGTCGGTGACGGCCGGGCCTCGGTTGGGGGCAGCCAGGCTGCGGTCGGCGACGACGGAGCCCCGGCCCGCGGCAGCCAGGCCCCGGCCCGCGGCAGCCAGGCCCCGGCCAAGGCCGACCCCGGCCTCGCCGCCGGCGACGACGAAGAGGTGGCCTGA